The following coding sequences lie in one Bacteroidota bacterium genomic window:
- a CDS encoding Uma2 family endonuclease, producing the protein MQTETIRLTYEDYALIPPDGRRHEIIDGEEVMSPAPLTKHQRVAFRLALELELHVREHGLGEVFVAPFDVLLSDYDIVQPDVLFIADDRLRIVDEANCKGAPDLVCEVLSPSTRRTDLVRKRALYARFGVAEYWTLDPAVDQVQVFRPSGPEAYERAAELGMDGTLSTPLMPSLALPVAGLFG; encoded by the coding sequence ATGCAGACCGAGACGATCAGGCTCACCTACGAAGACTACGCGCTCATCCCACCGGACGGGCGCCGCCACGAGATCATCGACGGAGAGGAGGTCATGAGTCCCGCCCCGCTCACCAAACATCAGCGCGTTGCCTTCCGGCTCGCACTCGAACTGGAGCTTCACGTCCGCGAACACGGTCTGGGCGAGGTTTTCGTGGCGCCGTTCGACGTGCTGCTCTCGGACTACGATATCGTGCAGCCGGACGTGCTCTTCATCGCGGACGACCGCCTCCGCATCGTGGACGAGGCTAACTGCAAGGGCGCGCCGGACCTCGTCTGCGAGGTGCTCTCGCCGAGCACGCGGCGGACCGACCTCGTCCGCAAGCGGGCGCTCTACGCGCGCTTCGGCGTCGCCGAATACTGGACGCTCGACCCCGCCGTCGACCAGGTGCAGGTGTTCCGCCCGTCTGGTCCGGAGGCTTACGAGCGCGCTGCCGAGCTAGGCATGGACGGCACGCTGTCGACGCCGCTGATGCCGAGTCTGGCGCTGCCCGTCGCCGGCCTCTTCGGCTAG
- a CDS encoding proline dehydrogenase family protein, whose protein sequence is MKLPYALARRFVAGETLDAALPAVRDLRADGLLVTLDLLGEDVADRRKAEDYALEYIRILRVLDSEDSTLPPNISIKLSMIGQRIDRDFCVANLRRVLDEAKQLGAFVRLDMEGSDLTPSTLGIFEEVYPDYPENVGTVLQAYLHRTEADVARMCELDARIRLCKGAYKEPPGIAYQAMPEIRANYKQLARDLITGAGYPGIATHDDELIEATKTFVRAEGIAPERFEFQMLYGLRPETQRDLVREGFNVRVYVPYGTEWGPYFTRRLRERKENVWFIAKTMFQR, encoded by the coding sequence ATGAAACTGCCTTACGCTCTCGCCCGCCGGTTCGTCGCCGGCGAGACCCTGGACGCTGCGCTCCCCGCCGTCCGCGACCTCCGCGCCGACGGCCTCCTGGTCACACTCGACCTGCTCGGCGAGGACGTGGCGGACCGCCGGAAGGCCGAGGACTACGCCCTCGAATACATCCGCATCCTCCGCGTGCTCGACTCCGAGGACAGCACGCTCCCGCCCAACATCTCGATCAAGCTCTCGATGATCGGGCAGCGGATCGACCGCGACTTCTGCGTGGCGAACCTCCGCCGCGTCCTCGACGAGGCCAAGCAACTCGGCGCCTTCGTCCGGCTCGACATGGAGGGTTCCGACCTCACGCCTTCCACGCTCGGCATCTTCGAAGAGGTCTACCCGGACTACCCCGAGAACGTGGGCACCGTGCTCCAGGCCTACCTCCACCGCACCGAGGCCGACGTGGCCCGGATGTGCGAACTCGACGCCCGCATCCGGCTCTGCAAGGGGGCCTACAAGGAGCCACCGGGCATCGCCTACCAGGCCATGCCCGAGATCCGCGCCAATTACAAGCAGCTCGCCCGCGACCTCATCACCGGAGCCGGCTACCCCGGCATCGCCACGCACGACGACGAGCTGATCGAGGCCACCAAGACGTTCGTCCGCGCCGAGGGCATCGCGCCCGAGCGCTTCGAGTTCCAGATGCTCTACGGCCTCCGCCCCGAGACGCAGCGCGACCTCGTCCGCGAGGGCTTCAACGTGCGCGTCTACGTACCCTACGGCACCGAGTGGGGCCCCTACTTCACGCGCCGCCTGCGCGAGCGCAAGGAGAACGTCTGGTTCATCGCCAAGACGATGTTCCAACGCTAG
- the uvrA gene encoding excinuclease ABC subunit UvrA produces MDDQITIRGAREHNLQNIDLDLPRGELVVITGLSGSGKSSLAFDTIYAEGQRRYMESLSAYARQFLGVMERPDIDFIDGLSPVIAIEQKTVSRNPRSTVGTVTEIYDFLRLLYARASDAYSYKSHRRMRRQSDDEIIDAILGFDEGTKVIVLAPVVRGRKGHYRDLFEQLAGQGFERVRVDGELREITKGMKVDRYKIHDIEVVVDRLVVKDGVRPRIARAVELALGMGGGTLVAAVPGGEDRLMSRHLTDPEGGLSYDDPSPNTFSFNSPYGACPDCNGLGVRKEIDPDLVVPNPKKSIQQGGLAPLGAPRDIWVFSQLRAVADAYDFDFETPIKRLSDEQRAVILDGAGEEQFDIVYSYKGREVKYQHRFGGVYQHIAHTHATTNSSTQRKWAEAFMRVRPCRTCGGGRLKPESLSYRVGNTGTYDGDASIADLVQLDLRSLRAWFADLKLEGRQAVIGEPIVKEIAERLDFLLNVGLDYLALDRTARTLSGGESQRIRLATQIGTQLTGVLYVLDEPSIGLHPRDNGKLIASLRNLRDLGNSVLVVEHDREMIEAADFVVDLGPGAGEYGGEVLGAGTPGDLAKGSAERSLTVAYLTGDRQIPVPAERRAGNGHEIVLEGARGHNLKDVTFRLPLGTLTCVTGVSGSGKSSLVNQTLYPVLAQHFHNAQRVPLPYDEISGLDHVDKVIAIDQSPIGRTPRSNPATYTGLFTYIRDLFAQLPEAQIRGYKPGRFSFNTKGGRCETCKGAGIVKLEMNFLPDVYVACETCKGRRYNAETLEIRYKGKNIAEVLAMPVSEALEFFEAVPRIARKLRTLDAVGLGYVRLGQQATTLSGGEAQRVKLSKELSRPGTGSTVYILDEPTTGLHFEDIRHLLRVLQALVEKGNTVLVIEHNSDVMKVADHVVDLGPDGGAAGGQILFAGTPEQLAVADTPTAAFVAEELARSRDTVSGDGATVDLDELTGDDEPETEEMIEDEEPSEEVAA; encoded by the coding sequence ATGGACGACCAGATCACGATTCGCGGTGCCCGCGAGCACAACCTCCAGAACATCGACCTCGACCTGCCGCGCGGCGAGCTCGTCGTCATCACGGGCCTGAGCGGGAGCGGCAAGTCGAGCCTCGCCTTCGACACGATCTACGCCGAGGGGCAGCGGCGCTACATGGAGAGCCTGAGCGCCTACGCCCGGCAGTTCCTCGGGGTCATGGAGCGGCCCGACATCGACTTCATCGACGGCCTCTCGCCCGTCATCGCGATCGAGCAGAAGACCGTCAGCCGCAACCCGCGCTCGACGGTCGGGACGGTGACGGAGATCTACGACTTCCTCCGCCTGCTCTACGCCCGCGCCTCCGACGCGTACTCTTACAAGTCCCACCGCCGGATGCGGCGGCAGTCGGACGACGAGATCATCGACGCGATCCTCGGCTTCGACGAGGGGACGAAGGTGATCGTCCTCGCGCCGGTCGTCCGCGGCCGGAAAGGGCACTACCGCGATCTCTTCGAGCAGCTCGCCGGGCAGGGCTTCGAGCGCGTCCGCGTCGACGGCGAGTTGCGCGAGATCACGAAGGGGATGAAGGTAGACCGCTACAAGATCCACGACATCGAGGTCGTCGTGGACCGGCTCGTCGTCAAGGACGGCGTGCGGCCCCGGATCGCGCGGGCGGTCGAGCTCGCGCTCGGGATGGGCGGCGGGACGCTCGTCGCGGCCGTACCCGGTGGAGAGGACCGGCTGATGAGCCGCCACCTCACCGACCCCGAGGGCGGGCTGTCGTACGACGACCCCTCGCCGAACACGTTCAGCTTCAACTCGCCCTACGGCGCGTGTCCCGACTGCAACGGCCTCGGCGTGCGCAAAGAGATCGACCCCGACCTCGTCGTCCCGAACCCGAAGAAGTCGATCCAGCAGGGCGGCCTCGCACCACTCGGCGCGCCGCGCGACATCTGGGTGTTCTCGCAGCTGCGGGCCGTCGCCGACGCCTACGACTTCGACTTCGAGACACCGATCAAGAGGCTCTCGGATGAGCAGCGGGCCGTCATCCTCGACGGGGCGGGGGAAGAGCAGTTCGACATCGTCTACTCGTACAAGGGCCGCGAGGTCAAGTACCAGCACCGCTTCGGCGGGGTCTACCAGCACATCGCCCACACCCACGCGACGACCAACTCCTCGACTCAGCGGAAGTGGGCCGAGGCGTTCATGCGGGTCCGGCCGTGCCGGACGTGCGGCGGGGGCCGGCTCAAGCCCGAGTCGCTCAGCTACCGCGTCGGCAACACGGGCACCTACGACGGCGACGCCTCGATCGCCGACCTCGTGCAGCTGGACCTGCGGAGCCTGCGCGCGTGGTTCGCCGACCTCAAACTCGAAGGCCGCCAGGCGGTGATCGGCGAGCCGATCGTGAAGGAGATCGCCGAGCGGCTGGACTTTTTGCTCAACGTCGGGCTGGACTACCTCGCGCTCGACCGGACGGCGCGGACGCTCTCCGGCGGCGAGAGCCAGCGCATCCGCCTCGCCACCCAGATCGGCACCCAGCTGACGGGTGTGCTCTACGTCCTCGACGAGCCGTCGATTGGCCTCCACCCGCGCGACAACGGCAAGCTCATCGCCTCGCTCCGCAACCTCCGCGACCTCGGCAACTCCGTCCTCGTCGTCGAGCACGACCGCGAGATGATCGAGGCGGCCGACTTCGTGGTCGACCTCGGGCCGGGGGCGGGCGAGTACGGCGGCGAGGTCCTCGGGGCGGGCACGCCGGGCGACCTCGCCAAAGGCTCCGCCGAGCGCAGCCTGACCGTCGCCTACCTGACGGGCGACCGGCAGATTCCCGTCCCGGCCGAGCGGCGTGCGGGCAACGGGCACGAGATCGTCCTAGAAGGCGCGCGCGGGCACAACCTCAAGGATGTCACTTTCCGCCTCCCGCTCGGGACGCTGACGTGCGTGACGGGTGTCTCGGGGTCCGGCAAGTCGAGCCTCGTCAACCAGACGCTCTACCCGGTCCTCGCGCAGCACTTCCACAACGCCCAGCGCGTCCCGCTGCCCTACGACGAGATCAGCGGCCTCGATCACGTCGACAAGGTGATCGCCATCGACCAGTCGCCGATCGGGCGGACGCCGCGCTCGAACCCGGCGACCTACACGGGCCTGTTCACCTACATCCGCGACCTCTTCGCTCAACTTCCCGAGGCGCAGATCCGGGGCTACAAGCCGGGACGCTTCTCGTTCAACACCAAGGGCGGGCGGTGCGAGACGTGCAAGGGTGCCGGGATCGTCAAGCTGGAGATGAACTTCCTGCCGGACGTCTACGTCGCCTGCGAGACGTGCAAGGGCCGGCGCTACAACGCCGAGACGCTGGAGATCCGGTACAAGGGTAAGAACATCGCCGAGGTGCTGGCGATGCCCGTCTCGGAGGCGCTGGAGTTCTTCGAGGCCGTCCCGCGCATCGCCCGCAAGCTCCGCACGCTCGACGCGGTCGGGCTGGGCTACGTCCGCCTCGGGCAGCAGGCGACGACGCTCTCCGGCGGCGAGGCGCAGCGCGTCAAGCTCTCGAAGGAGCTGTCGCGCCCCGGCACCGGCTCGACGGTCTATATCCTCGACGAGCCGACGACGGGCCTCCACTTCGAGGACATCCGCCACCTGCTCCGCGTCCTCCAGGCGCTCGTCGAGAAGGGCAACACCGTCCTCGTGATCGAGCACAACTCGGACGTGATGAAAGTCGCCGACCATGTGGTCGACCTCGGCCCCGACGGCGGGGCGGCGGGCGGGCAGATCCTCTTCGCCGGAACGCCCGAGCAGCTCGCCGTGGCCGACACGCCGACAGCGGCGTTCGTCGCCGAAGAACTCGCCCGGAGCCGGGACACCGTCAGCGGCGACGGGGCGACGGTGGACCTCGACGAGTTGACCGGCGATGACGAGCCGGAGACTGAGGAGATGATTGAGGACGAAGAGCCGTCAGAAGAGGTCGCCGCCTGA